GCTCACTAACTGGAAAGGGCCAGACCTTACGAGTTACGGGGAGCTGGTGTTAGAGGGAACGTTCCGCATCCAGCGAGCCAAAAATGAGCGCACGCTGTTCCTCTTTGACAAGATGCTGCTGATTACAAAAAAGAGAGATGAAATGTTTGCGTACAAAGCTCACATACTGGTATGTCAGAGAGCAGGTGGTAATGTGCTGTCTACAGGTCTCCCTAAAACTCCTCTGTGATTCACATTGTTTCCTCTCTTTGTTGCAGTGTGGAAACCTGATGCTTGTTGAGGTAATACCAAAGGAACCACTTAGTTTTAGTGTCTTCCACTACAAAAATCCTAAGATGCAACATACTGTCCAGGTACCACAGAACCCCCCCCCCGCCCACTGGGTAATGTGGCTCATGTCCATATGGTGTTTATGGCCCTTCATAGTGCGGGAATGAATTTTTCTCATGGTGCCCAATTTTTTTATCAGGCAAAGTCGCAGCAAGACAAGCGCCTTTGGATTCTTCActtgaagaaattaattctaGAAAATCATCCTGCTAAAATTCCTGCCAAGGTAAAAGAAAAAGCGAAACCAAAAACTgagcaaacaaaaaatgcaaacaaaatcacAAGGCACCTCCTTGTATGGGTGTTGACTTAAAACACTGTTAGCTGCAAGATGCATGCAATATACAGAGAGCTTAGACTTCAGGATGTTGATTAATGTGTTGTTTCCTTATATCTTTAAAAGTTCCTCAGAACTAATGGGAAAGTTCCACTATAATTATCTGCAGGGCTTGGTATGGGAATAGAAGAATGGGTTAGCAGCATTTGCTTGCCAAGACAAAAGTAGCAGAGGTGCAATGTCAGAAAGCTTCACTCTAGGAGCACATTTTAGCTTGATGCTGCCTgtctgcagggcactgggatgcACTGTTTGCAGTGCTGTAGGTTTTTTAATCAGTCTTGATTAGGTATCATAGCAGTGAAGCCATTGGCTGCACACActtcactgcagctgcacacaccCATCCTCAACCCAGCATCCTTAGCTGGGACATCTGGCCCTTTTTAGTGGGATAGCTTTATGGCTAAAAAATGAGGCACTGATATCATATTCATAGCTATAATATCTTGGAATGAGGAAATCTCCTCCTCTTATTTATGGAATCCACTCTTAGAGCTTCAGGTGATGTCTGCAAGTGTAACATACAGCAGCTCTCAAAGGGTGTTAACTCTCTTTAATTCTTGCCAAGACACAGCAGACATTGACTGGTGtagaaacaggattttttttcacactgAGTTTActctttgtttttcagtttcccTGACTGTTTTTTCACTCAGTCCTATGCTATAATGGCTAAAAAATGTTACCTGTGACTGACATGCACCATACTGTACTAACATGCATTTTCAGCAGTGTGACAAAAAGAGacttaaggaagaaaaaagcactAGCAGGTCCTATTGCTAATTCTCCTCTTTTTGTTAACAAAGTCTAATGAAAGATTCATGTTTATGCTCGTATCCACACTTACACTGTGAATACTCTATTGGGTTATTTAAAAAGTACAGCATGATCTTGGCCTTtgtatcattattttattattaagtTATTTCTtacacaatttttattttagctgtagaaaaaaatgtgaaacaaagaatatttttttttcttagagaaaTAACTTCACTTGAGAAAGGAAAAGTCTAGTGAAATAAATCTTTGAGGTTATCTGTacattttagggtttttttcctgtcaaaCTGGTAATTGCTTGTTGTGATGCTTCAGTCTGCCCAGCTTCTGGAGAATGCAATAGTAGTCCACATGTGACGCCTGGTGGAAAATTACCAAACTGCACCTGTACAAGGGCAAGCATCTTAGACAGGATATTTCAGTTTAGGTTGTTTTCTTACTTAGTAGCTGATATGCTTCCTAAAacatccagattttttttttttctactaaaaAAAGGGACAAATTTTAAGCAATCAGGAGATGCTCTTTATCCTGCATCAAGCTTACTTAAACCAAATTATGATTTTTTGTGGCACACACTCTTCCTCTCcttgtgctgcctctgcagaggTGAGCACGCAAGACAGCGTGCTCACTGGGGGCAGTGAACAAGAGGTTTTGTGTGCAGACCTGGAGATAAACTGCTGAGTTCCTGCCACCAAAATTTTCCTCCCCATATGAAACATGTCCAATGTacagagaagaacaaaaaatacaaacccaaaaaataatGCTGCTCTTTATTAGTTCCCAAATTAAAATTGCTGTTACTTTCATACAAGTTCACTACAGTCTGTAATATGCAATGCAACTTGCCCTGCTGCTATCAGTTTTAACTTCTTCATTTGTTACTTTTTCTCTTCCAGGCCAAGCAGGCAATTCTCGAAATGGATGCCATACGTAAGTTggttctttttcccttttgttttaaaaattaataaaaccatATTCAGCATTTTGGCTTTAGCTGTGGATGTCATCTGAAATGGAAGAATGCCAGGCTTATGTTCCTTGAATTATGACCCTGctggaaaaggcaaaattaGATACAGATCCTGTGGAGTTTGTTGGGAAGGCTCTGACTGAGAACGTGGCAGACAGACATGATGGTGGTGGATAAATGTTCCTGGGTTagccctctggagccaggcccAGCTGCATGGGTAAAGCATTCCCATGGCTGCCTGGGAGCCAGCTGCCCGAGCAGCATGTCTTGCTTGTGTAGCTTCAGGCTCTGATGGGGTGCAACTGGATTAGGCATAAAGGGATGATGGCACTGCCTCCAAAGAGAGCTGCCAAGGTCTGTGAAGTGCCATCCTTGTCACTCTCTTATTCCCTGTGCCTCTGCTTGTTCCTCAGATCACCCAGGCTTCCACTATAGCCCTGAGGGAGAAATGAAATCGCCATACCAGCCTAAGGAAGGCACTGCTCCTCACAGAGTGAGACGGAAATCAGGTGAATAAACTCATTTATACCCTAGATgacaagaggaaaaacaaacagggTTGTTTTAGGGGTGGATTAGGCTGGGTACATGGAATTGGTTTTTAATCTGCACTCCAGGCAGTTTAACGGGGTACAGTATCTCTCCGATGTGGATGAAGTATCTTATTAACCATTTGTTGTtcttgtaatttatttttttacctactgtttgcatttaatttaaGGAATATACATTTGTAATGGTGAATGTATAAAGAACAGTTGGTACTCTCTAATAGATTAAAGTTCATATGCAGTAAAGCCTGTCACATTATTTAAATTTGACATCCCTCCTTACTGCAGTTATTATTGTCTCAGAAGTGGTCCATCCTGATTATGATAGGCTTATTATTTCAAAACATGATTACTATCTATACTTAGTGTCATGTTTGCCTTATGAATAATAGAGATTTGAGAGGTGGTTTTGCTGGGTGAGCTTTTTTTGCCCTCCTAGATCAAACATTTATCTATAATTACTCTCAAAGACACTACCAATGTCTTTGTAGTTGGGTGACTTCATATTGCAGTCCCTGTGTTCCCCTCTTTGTGTCCTTAAAGACCTTTCCAATTTGGTGTGTAACACTGGATGTTGGGAATAACTTAAACAAGGCTCATGAGAGTATTGGTGTAATGATTTAACATACAGCAACATTTGTGCTTGAAAAGCAATCAAGTTCTAATTATGTTTGAGATATGTTCTCCTTTGTTTCTGAGGTGTTTGCCCACCTTTGTTGCATTGGTGCTGCTCTTTCTGTGAAAGGAAGAATACAAAATGTTTCTACTGATCAAAGGGCCTCCTATGTAATCTTCAGCTACTTACACTTTCTAAGCCCATCTAAGACTTTGGTACCTTATGcatatttcaaacagaaaacctCTAACACTGCAGAGCAGTAACAGAGGTGATAGGGTCTTTTGAAAGCAGGAATCTTTGCATGGGATAAAATTTATGTATGCCTAGATGAATGGAGGCAACTGCTATTGCATTAAGAAACAAGTATATGCTTTGGTAACAGCTATAGATTTGATACTTCAACAGATCATCTTTGTGAGGAAATTTtgcaataaagaaattaaaatctggCTTCACTGTGTGGGCTCAGAAGCTTAAATTTTTATatacatgttaaaaaaaagttgTTCAGGATGTCGACAGCTTTCTTTGGAATACCACAGTGGGTAAACATGTTGTTGTCTTTTTCAGAACCCTCATCTAGAGTCCATAAAGTTTTGAAGTCAAATGGTAAGATATTTTGTGTATTGTTTACTGACCTGGTGCTCCTGTACTTTGTAAAACAACTGAAGACAGAATCTTTTTTCTTGTAACTGTCCCTAAATACATTAAGGGGAGGaacaggaatttttgggggaaaaaaagccaaacccaaaatgTTAGTGTTTAAATCTAATAGCTGGTTTCCCACACTTGGGGATTGGTCCTGTAAACATCCTAGGAACTGAACACACCAAGTCTTGGTGATTGTGAACAGTTCCTCAAATTGCAGCATTGCTGCAAAATCAGGGTCTCAGGTGGAACTCTGGTAAAGCTCAAGCTGTCTCTGCTTTATCAGAAATCCCCATATAGTCTGTTTGCTCAATTGCTGCTTCATTCAGCCCCCTTTGGGGAATTCATAATTGGGGTGGCATTAAAACAGGCATAGCCTGACACCAGTTTGGTTATTCATTgatgtgtttttgttttcagatgtAAGCCCAGACATGCAGAAGGTAAGCCATTTCTTAAATTCCTTGTTTTAGCCCATTCATATGACTTTAGAGCACAGTGTTTACTGGAGAATCTGTATCTTCTTGGTTGTGTTGACCttaagaatgaaaacaaacccaTAAATGTTATTTAGCATCTCAAATAAGATTACTGGAATgaaaaaagtagaaatacaGCTTACTATTTTAGGAATAtttaataaagaagaaaatcagcaaTCCATATATGGTTGCGGTTTATAATACACTCCAATCAATTAGTAGTGCTACAGGATACTTAAAAATACCACTAGAATCAAGGAAGTGCCGTGTATAAAAATAGTGTTTATTCTTTGGCTCATATTACCTTATTAAATACAACTGGAAAGTTTCAACTTAGTCTTACATAtagatgtatatatatgtaatgATGTATCTCCAAATAGAGCACATGCAGCTTGAGCAGATTGTAATGAACTTTTGTaagttttacattttctttaagaATTTGTATGGAAATTCCCAGTGCAATTTGAAAGTCTACTTTTGAATTTCAGGTCTTGGGGTTTTATTTAagatggaattttaaaaagtgtgtgTGTTATAAACAGAGTACATTAGGTATTACTTCATTGTCATGCCATAATATTGAAGCCCAGGATTCGGTGTGAATGGGGTCGtttgcatatattttttcagttttaaatattaCATGGAAAAGTAATGTTGTACCTACTTTTTTGTAAATCTCACTTCAGTGCAGCTAACTGACTGTAGGCTAAACATTGCCTGTGAGTCTGATTCTATACTAAAATACAAAATCTCTAAAAACTTCTAATCAGAGTttcatggtttgttttttttttaaagcggATGGGCATTGAAGGAGCCCTGTTATCTCAAGCCACCAAACTAGGATCAAGTGAAGCCCTGCTGAATTCTAGGAAAAAGGTTTCACTGGAATCCAGTGGGCTGGAGAGCCAGTTTCAAGAGTCTATTGAACCAGCCTACAGTAGTGATCACGATGAAACTCTTCAGTCTTCTGCAACAGAACAGATTGATGCTGATGATGAAGAAGAGTCTGAACAGGTAGgaaaaagtgggggaaaatgattttttttttgtgaagaatgGAAGAAGGATTAGAATTATATGTAAAACAGGCAGGAATGTGTTGCAAATGTTTACAACTTCCTCTCCTCggaaacattttaatttaggcTTCACACAATACTCACTTGCGTTTTAACAGAGAAGATGTAAAAACCCCTACAGAGAGGGAGAAATTCCCACTACTTGAATTTTACTTACTCCTTTGCAGTCCTCCAGCCTGGTTGTTACAGAAAAGTTTTACCTGTTGCACACAACTGgcttttccttgtttcttcaGCTGATGCCATGCAAAAACCTTTTCAGGCCTCATGCAGAGACAGTGCTTTCAAAGCAAGGACTTGAATATTATACTGAGATTCAGACGCTGCTGCATGTGATGGGATATTTCTTGATCTGTGAGCCTCTGGCAGTAGCTATGAATGTGTGAACTTGAATATGAGAAGTTTTGAGTATGATTTATGAAAATGAGTGTCTTTATCTCCTACTACTGCACAGATGGTAGTTTTTTCTTACTTGGTATGATGTTTCACACATATGTAATACCTTTGAAAGCTAAAAATCCAACTTCAAAATGTGGCTGCGTTAAAGAATCTAAATATTCAGTTTATTTAGTTTAGTTGATACTGAGGTCATATCGTTGTGTGGCTCATCTGTTTTATGAATTATATGAAACCAGTGATTGAGATTCTTTTTGAAGCTGATTGCATTTCCTCTTTGAAATGACACTATTTGtatcataaatatttcatatagTATCTTGTACCAGTGTAGTGCAGTGACTTGTAATTCCCTCTCTTGCCAACATAAGTAAGAACGAAAGAATGAGTAAGCacaaaaaataccacaaaaaacTGATACTATTAGCTTAGTGGTTACTACTAGATGTGGCAATTGTACTTTTACAGGTTTTATAAGCTCTGAATAATTCTTGTGGCAGTGCTAACAACTCATAAGCTGCTTCATGTCCCAGTATAGGTCCCTGGCCTGTTGTAGCTCCTAGTAATTCCTCTGAACCAGACTGTACAAAGAACTGTAGGTTTTATTACctctcacattttttttctttaaaatcacagcaaaactcactgcagaaatcaaaagggggaagaaaaagacttAATAGTCAAGCTgctgaaaatgttgaaaaacGAAGAAGTCTCAATCTCAATAAATGTGAAATGCAGGTaagtaattattattttttacttctaTTTTGCTATGCGTCATAGGTATGtcaaagaaatgttttccctAGGTTGACAGATACATCATCTTCTGTTTATCAATGTTCAtatcattaaaatattcatgtCTGTGACAAAAGACTATTTCTTTTGGGGGCTGGGAAAAACAAGTAGCTAACTAAACCAATCCGCATTAGCTGAAGACAAAAGGAATTATCTTTCCCTCTATCCCCCAAATTCTGGCCAGCAATATCTAAAGCATCCTTTATGTTGGCATTAGGGAGCACGTGGCCTTGCTGTAAATTAGATCTGGATGAAAACTTacgctaaaaaaaaaaaagacattttcaatgGCATGTGCCAGAGAGCATAAGATTCCTTTCTGCTAGGGTTATAggcaaggaaaaggagaagaacaAAACTTTTGGCACAAGCCCAGAGTCAGATTAGCTTAATCCAACTGTGAAACTGCAGAGTTAGCATAAAAGGTTTAATCCAACTCCTGCCAAACAGATTTGCCTTTAATTACTCATGCATTAACATAGGCTACTGTCTTGTATTTGAAGTAAGATGTTATTAAACACCGAGAGTAAACTCTGAGCCATGGTAAGGATTAGGAGGCAAAGCAgtctggcactgccaccctggCTCCCTCACTGTCTGTTGGGAGAGAGCACTTGCCCTGCCCATCTCCAGGTGAttctctgctgcaggacagacTGGCGCTGTGGCAGTCCTGTGAAAAGAGGGAGTTGCTGTATTATTACAGGGATATGCTAATGTTACCTGCAAATTTCAAATCTCCACAGAGCTCCAAGGACCCTTCGGATGAAGAGTCAATGCAGTTGAATACCGATCTTCCATTTCCCTGCGCAGCTAGGCAGCCACAGTCTCCTAGACAGTTCAGCACACCCCAGAGCAACTCTCTGATCATGAATATCCTGGGGGGAAGTACCTCTGTCAGAAACATCTGGACAGACCATCAGATCAGGCAGGCATTGTTCCCCAGCCGGCGCCCACCTTATGAgaatgaagatgatgaagacGATTACCAGATGTTTGTACCATCAGCGTCTACATCCACCACGAGCTCAGCTCCTGGTGGAGAAAGGAGGGGTTCTTCTGGCCGTCCATGCAGCTGGCACTTGGGGCAAGTGCAGCAAAATGAGACTTCCAGCCCCACTCATCACAAAATCGTTAGACgggccagcagtgctggtgaaAGCAACACGTGTCCAGCCAGCACCAGGTGCAAAACAGGGGAGCGTGGCTCTCGGAGGGAGGTGAAGGCAGCAGAGGGGAACAGTAGGAATGCGTATCCTGAATCTTCAGAGGAGCTGACTATCGATGATATTGAACATGTTTATGATAATATAAGCTATGAAGACTTAAAGCTGATGGGTCTGACCAGAAGGGAGGAGACACACCATGGTCCCCAGAGATCTGCTAGAGACTCTCTGTATGAggctgaaaacaaaagcagctcaGATTCAACTTCCAAAAAGACAACAGCAAATCAAAAGAGGACCTCTGTTCATACTAGCAGGGAGGAGATACTGCTCAGTAAAGAAGCACCAACTTCAAGTTTGGATGAGCTCAGAATTATTGAAGACAACATCTATGACACCATACGGCTTCCAGAAACATCTCTATTGAGTTTTAAACGTGACTCCTTAAAATCCTCTAAAAGGAGGAGTTTTTTGGAAAAAGACTTTGCATATTGTGACAATCTGcgacattttgtttctgaggagAGTCTGCAGTTCAGTGAAGATGAAAGCTCTTACCATCGTGTGCCCATTGACACTGACTATTTGAGCTTAGTCGATAGCTCCTCCAACTCTGACTCACTGTCGCATAAGTCTGCAGCAGACAAACTCTCAGAGGAAGTAGACGAGATTTGGAACGACCTGGAGAACTACAtcaagaaaaatgaggaaaagacaAGAGACCGTGTCCTTGCAGCCTTTCCTGTTTGTAAAGATGACatgcaggaaaggctgcatGCTGGTAGCACACCTCAACTGAGTAAAGATGTAGAGTACTCACTGTCTACTCTCTCTCTGCCGGAAACTCCTATTTTCCCTAAAACTGTGAagcccagggctgccaccaTAAGTGAGGCTAATCTCAGGCTTGAAGACACTACACCATGCAAGGAGAACTCTTTTATGAGTTTGAACAGATCTTCCTTCTCCAGTGAGATGCCTTTTGTAGATAGTCCATATGAGCCCGTCAGTAGTGTTCTGTCCAGCACACCTGCAGAGGGCGTGGAAAATGACTTGGCTGTTATGGATAAAACAAAGAACAGAGTTTTTATGATGGCAAGACAGTATAGTCAAAAAATTAAGAAGGCTAACCAGCTTTTGAAAGTTAAAAGTCcagagcaggaacagccagCTAGCAGACAAcagaaactgaaacacaaagaTCTTGCTGCTAttctggaggagaaaaaacaagGAGGTCCTGCTATTGGTAtgttaaaaacatttctgtacAGATACATTTCTTCAGTAACTTTCAATGAACTTTGTGTTCTGAACTGGAAGATTATGAATTTTTCGCACCTTGATCATTGAGTATCAGGATGGTATTTTCTGTGTTACAGGTGAACTTAATTTTCTCAGACTGCTTTAACGTGAATGGTCCTTTATTGTCTCATTTCTTGTTACTTGATAACTTTGGGAAGAAATAGCAGGGCAGTGTCAGAAAAGAGCAATTCAGCTGAGGCTGGAAGTAGAAATCATGCCCGAAGCTCTGTTGGCCTCCCTACAGAAAAGCAGTTATTTCCTTTAATAGCGTGATCTTTAGAGTTTGACTAAACCAATGTCTTTTCAAGTTGGTCTGCCTTCTAACAGGTCACATATATTTGCTCAGGTGCCTTTCAGAATCATACCCATAAGCGTAAAGAATGTGGTCAGATAAGAAAGAACTGATAATCTTTCTATCAGCTAGTGAATGTGCAAAGTCATGGATATGCAACAGGTCTGGAACTATTTTTGTCCATGATCGATTGAAACAAACAGAAGATGGGGAGCCAGCAGACTCCATGCACCAGAGTGTCATTCTTGCTTTcttgtgatatttttaaaattccctaAATGTCTTATTTACCAGGCCATTTTTAGaatgttcttttccattttaacaTGAAACAAGCAGCATATTATTGGAACCATGTGCTGCATTGTGTTCTGCATGACTGCTCACTGTAGCAAGATATTTTATGCTTCTTTTCCTCAACAAAGTGTACTGAAATGTGATGCAAAGGCCTCCAGTGTTTCATGTTACTTTGCAGAGGCCAAATTTATTGACACAACTGAAAGCTTTTCTCTAAGAGCTTTTTAATACTAAgggttttgagatttttaaatttttgcatgATTTGCTGAAATGGATTCCTCGTCTCTGCTAAGCtaattctctcttctttctaGGTGCCAGAATAGCTGAATATTCCCAGCTTTATGACCAAATTGTCTTCAGAGACAGTACGCCTAAGGTCCAAAAGGAAGCCGGGGCCACTCCTCAGGAGCCATCAGCTGCGAGGTTCTCCACACCCACATCTCCTCCCCGTTCCCAGCCTGCCTGTGACTGCTCAAGAGCAGAAGATTGGCTTTTGCATTCTACCTATAGTAACGGCGAGCTGGCCGACTTCTCTCCGTGCTCCGAATCCCAGGACCCAAACTCCAAGAACTCATTTACAGAAGCTGGTACAAATAGCAGTTCGAAGCAGTTGCCATCAGCTGGCTCAGTGCCTTCCCTTCAAATTTCCAACCGTTTGCACATCCCGGCGCAGAGGTGGAGTGCCATTATAAGCCagccaaacaaagaaaacttgCATCAGGATCACGTCTATAACTCGCTGGGGAGGAGAGTAAGCAGTGTAAAACCACAGGCATACAGCAGGTCACAGTCCTCTTCCTCAATAGTGGTCAACAGGTCTGGAGAATCAATTGTATATAATAATGAAATTGATAAGAAAAGGCTCCATTTGAATAGGAACTTTCGATTCAACAGCCATCAAACTCCTGGAATTGCTTCAGGATATACAGGGTCTGAGATGAGAAAGCAGATCCCTGAAAACTATTCAGATATGATTCTGCAGGATTCTCAAAAGGTCCTGAGAGTGAACAGAGCCTCCCCTCTGACAGCACAGATGGCTACTCAGAACTATTTTTCGAATTTCAAAGATTCTGAAGACGGAGAAGGGGATGATGATGACTATGTTGAAATAAAGTCTGAAGATGAGGGATCTGACTTGGAGACTTCTCAGAACCAGACAAGGAAATCAGATCCTAAACTGCGTAACACAGATGCTGTTCCTTCTGAAATGTTCTGTGGCAAAACTGTCTCCTGCACTCCTGCAAAGTCTGccagcagcaaacacacacTTACCCCATATCTGACTGCTTACAGTGATTCGGACAAACTGAATGACTACTTATGGAGAGTACCATCTCCTAATCAGCAGAATATTGTCCAGTCTTTAAGGGAAAAGTTCCAGTGTCTCAGTTCAAGTAGCTTTGCTTGATGCTTTCAGTAATTTCTAGCTGTACTGCCTTATCATGACAGAATATATACTAGGACAATCAGTACTGGCATCACGTATTTCCATAATATTACACTATCAGGCATTGTATTGCAATAATGTTGTAAATAGAGTCAAAatgtatcttttaaaaaatggtttagAATCCCGGATGTGAAAAAGGCCATGTGCACTGTCTGGGGTCTCTCTGCAGCACATGTGAACTTCTCATCTCCTACTGAACCTTCACATCTCTTCCTTTCTTAGGTGCGATACCCCCTGATTCTTGCCATCCAACCAGGTGTAATAACATTTGATTCTTAAGCCATTTTATCATTTGGAAACTTTGGTATTTAGACTATCCCGTTGGTGTCCAGTGTTCTGCATCCAAAACACCTGTATGATTACTCTGCTTGCATACAGGAGCATTtagctgggcagctgctcctgtgactGTTCAGATTTCTGAGCAGGATTCTGGTGATTACACCAACAGGCTGCGTGTGCAATTGCACACACTTTTTTGCACATTACTTTTCATCAGGCAGATTCCAAGTGTGTGGGACCAATGCATATACTACATTACTTTAGAGCAAGCTTcttacattttaaagaaaatctagGTCTAGTACTTGTGCCAGGCTGATAGCTCCGTGTCTGAAGCATCTTCTCTACTTACTGGAACTGCATAGGAGGCAGAAGACAGGCAGTGGAGGCTTTTTATGAGAACCTGTGGATGTGACAGTCCTTGCCTGGGGAATGGTTTTGGCATTAGAAGGGGAGCTGCACTGCTTGTCAAGAGGGCTAGGCCAGTCTTGGTACCTCCAGTGATGGTGGCATTTGTGATACACAGTCCAAATCTGAGTGTCTTGTAGCTCAGCAACCAGCTGTCAAAAGCTGCTGGGTAGAGTTTGAAACAAAGCTGTGTGTTACATGCAGtgggctgctgggcactggttCAAGCCCCAGTGTCATTAACCCTGTGAGACAATGAGGTTTGGTCAGATTCTTGGGTGAAATACTAATTGTGGGGCACATTTGGCCCATAG
Above is a genomic segment from Zonotrichia leucophrys gambelii isolate GWCS_2022_RI chromosome 3, RI_Zleu_2.0, whole genome shotgun sequence containing:
- the PLEKHG1 gene encoding pleckstrin homology domain-containing family G member 1 isoform X1 translates to MPDKTPGATEPVPRSEDDFHLPLDVVPAVTEALDSKKKEEDLHKESRTFRYCEKNTMDLSDSDRPVSFSSTSSSTSSRDSHCSFGSRMTLVSNSHLGLFNQDKETGAIKLELVPARRFSSSKTRRNSAVEQEDPEGSPEKRPSMPRKAEPKGASKNCAMSLVTEPTSPKLLYVDRVVQEILETERMYVQDLKSIVKDYLDCITDQTKPSLGAEERSALFGNIRDIYDFNSGLLQDLENCENDPVAIADCFVSKSEDFHIYTQYCTNYPRSVAVLTECMRNKALAKFFRERQEALQHSLPLGSYLLKPVQRILKYHLLLHEIENHLDKDTEGYDVVLDAIDTMQRVAWHINDMKRKHEHAIRLQEIQSLLTNWKGPDLTSYGELVLEGTFRIQRAKNERTLFLFDKMLLITKKRDEMFAYKAHILCGNLMLVEVIPKEPLSFSVFHYKNPKMQHTVQAKSQQDKRLWILHLKKLILENHPAKIPAKAKQAILEMDAIHHPGFHYSPEGEMKSPYQPKEGTAPHRVRRKSEPSSRVHKVLKSNDVSPDMQKRMGIEGALLSQATKLGSSEALLNSRKKVSLESSGLESQFQESIEPAYSSDHDETLQSSATEQIDADDEEESEQQNSLQKSKGGRKRLNSQAAENVEKRRSLNLNKCEMQSSKDPSDEESMQLNTDLPFPCAARQPQSPRQFSTPQSNSLIMNILGGSTSVRNIWTDHQIRQALFPSRRPPYENEDDEDDYQMFVPSASTSTTSSAPGGERRGSSGRPCSWHLGQVQQNETSSPTHHKIVRRASSAGESNTCPASTRCKTGERGSRREVKAAEGNSRNAYPESSEELTIDDIEHVYDNISYEDLKLMGLTRREETHHGPQRSARDSLYEAENKSSSDSTSKKTTANQKRTSVHTSREEILLSKEAPTSSLDELRIIEDNIYDTIRLPETSLLSFKRDSLKSSKRRSFLEKDFAYCDNLRHFVSEESLQFSEDESSYHRVPIDTDYLSLVDSSSNSDSLSHKSAADKLSEEVDEIWNDLENYIKKNEEKTRDRVLAAFPVCKDDMQERLHAGSTPQLSKDVEYSLSTLSLPETPIFPKTVKPRAATISEANLRLEDTTPCKENSFMSLNRSSFSSEMPFVDSPYEPVSSVLSSTPAEGVENDLAVMDKTKNRVFMMARQYSQKIKKANQLLKVKSPEQEQPASRQQKLKHKDLAAILEEKKQGGPAIGARIAEYSQLYDQIVFRDSTPKVQKEAGATPQEPSAARFSTPTSPPRSQPACDCSRAEDWLLHSTYSNGELADFSPCSESQDPNSKNSFTEAGTNSSSKQLPSAGSVPSLQISNRLHIPAQRWSAIISQPNKENLHQDHVYNSLGRRVSSVKPQAYSRSQSSSSIVVNRSGESIVYNNEIDKKRLHLNRNFRFNSHQTPGIASGYTGSEMRKQIPENYSDMILQDSQKVLRVNRASPLTAQMATQNYFSNFKDSEDGEGDDDDYVEIKSEDEGSDLETSQNQTRKSDPKLRNTDAVPSEMFCGKTVSCTPAKSASSKHTLTPYLTAYSDSDKLNDYLWRVPSPNQQNIVQSLREKFQCLSSSSFA
- the PLEKHG1 gene encoding pleckstrin homology domain-containing family G member 1 isoform X2; protein product: MDLSDSDRPVSFSSTSSSTSSRDSHCSFGSRMTLVSNSHLGLFNQDKETGAIKLELVPARRFSSSKTRRNSAVEQEDPEGSPEKRPSMPRKAEPKGASKNCAMSLVTEPTSPKLLYVDRVVQEILETERMYVQDLKSIVKDYLDCITDQTKPSLGAEERSALFGNIRDIYDFNSGLLQDLENCENDPVAIADCFVSKSEDFHIYTQYCTNYPRSVAVLTECMRNKALAKFFRERQEALQHSLPLGSYLLKPVQRILKYHLLLHEIENHLDKDTEGYDVVLDAIDTMQRVAWHINDMKRKHEHAIRLQEIQSLLTNWKGPDLTSYGELVLEGTFRIQRAKNERTLFLFDKMLLITKKRDEMFAYKAHILCGNLMLVEVIPKEPLSFSVFHYKNPKMQHTVQAKSQQDKRLWILHLKKLILENHPAKIPAKAKQAILEMDAIHHPGFHYSPEGEMKSPYQPKEGTAPHRVRRKSEPSSRVHKVLKSNDVSPDMQKRMGIEGALLSQATKLGSSEALLNSRKKVSLESSGLESQFQESIEPAYSSDHDETLQSSATEQIDADDEEESEQQNSLQKSKGGRKRLNSQAAENVEKRRSLNLNKCEMQSSKDPSDEESMQLNTDLPFPCAARQPQSPRQFSTPQSNSLIMNILGGSTSVRNIWTDHQIRQALFPSRRPPYENEDDEDDYQMFVPSASTSTTSSAPGGERRGSSGRPCSWHLGQVQQNETSSPTHHKIVRRASSAGESNTCPASTRCKTGERGSRREVKAAEGNSRNAYPESSEELTIDDIEHVYDNISYEDLKLMGLTRREETHHGPQRSARDSLYEAENKSSSDSTSKKTTANQKRTSVHTSREEILLSKEAPTSSLDELRIIEDNIYDTIRLPETSLLSFKRDSLKSSKRRSFLEKDFAYCDNLRHFVSEESLQFSEDESSYHRVPIDTDYLSLVDSSSNSDSLSHKSAADKLSEEVDEIWNDLENYIKKNEEKTRDRVLAAFPVCKDDMQERLHAGSTPQLSKDVEYSLSTLSLPETPIFPKTVKPRAATISEANLRLEDTTPCKENSFMSLNRSSFSSEMPFVDSPYEPVSSVLSSTPAEGVENDLAVMDKTKNRVFMMARQYSQKIKKANQLLKVKSPEQEQPASRQQKLKHKDLAAILEEKKQGGPAIGARIAEYSQLYDQIVFRDSTPKVQKEAGATPQEPSAARFSTPTSPPRSQPACDCSRAEDWLLHSTYSNGELADFSPCSESQDPNSKNSFTEAGTNSSSKQLPSAGSVPSLQISNRLHIPAQRWSAIISQPNKENLHQDHVYNSLGRRVSSVKPQAYSRSQSSSSIVVNRSGESIVYNNEIDKKRLHLNRNFRFNSHQTPGIASGYTGSEMRKQIPENYSDMILQDSQKVLRVNRASPLTAQMATQNYFSNFKDSEDGEGDDDDYVEIKSEDEGSDLETSQNQTRKSDPKLRNTDAVPSEMFCGKTVSCTPAKSASSKHTLTPYLTAYSDSDKLNDYLWRVPSPNQQNIVQSLREKFQCLSSSSFA